A window of Lytechinus pictus isolate F3 Inbred chromosome 7, Lp3.0, whole genome shotgun sequence contains these coding sequences:
- the LOC135154662 gene encoding uncharacterized protein LOC135154662, with protein METRSSLSSATTENMDVLSQFFRRSIGLQSILQSNLPKFRGMPHHADDMSLSEWLEEFNGVTANQNMEMSSKARLLLDHLSGPAREEIMCLSESKRQDFDEIVSRLKLCFGYQETTQTLSSQFHNRIQRDGESLCDFSRALIRTYNKMEKAATTQAQGEALSQLKNKTLSDQFVNGAREAWVRRELRRIQMMHETNGFAKIREEALKLFQETATTQRPRVREADIEVGRAVMKDSMLVQQVVEQQKAIMTELEQLRGEVARLKGGKPQRKRTDGRCFSCGHKGHLRRDCPNIPNGSPAHDYNYSAGNWHQENQSFPTWSTESGTMQNHDSFNRPTVYQSSSQGAASIPHQHIASQQEN; from the coding sequence ATGGAAACCAGATCGAGTTTATCATCAGCTACGACTGAGAATATGGATGTTTTGTCCCAATTCTTCCGCCGTTCAATTGGATTACAGAGTATATTACAGAGCAACTTACCAAAATTCCGAGGGATGCCACATCATGCGGATGATATGTCCTTGTCAGAATGGCTTGAAGAATTTAATGGAGTAACTGCTAACCAAAATATGGAAATGAGTAGCAAAGCTCGACTGTTGCTAGATCACCTTTCAGGACCAGCACGAGAGGAAATAATGTGTCTCAGTGAATCAAAGAGAcaggattttgatgaaatagtaAGTCGTCTGAAATTGTGCTTTGGCTATCAGGAAACCACACAGACCCTCAGTAGTCAGTTTCATAATCGCATACAGAGAGATGGAGAATCACTTTGTGACTTCAGCCGTGCCCTGATTCGCACCTACAACAAGATGGAAAAAGCTGCCACTACACAAGCTCAAGGAGAAGCTTTAAGCCAGTTGAAAAACAAGACCTTAAGTGATCAATTTGTCAATGGTGCCCGGGAGGCTTGGGTGAGGAGAGAGTTGAGGCGAATACAGATGATGCATGAAACCAATGGATTCGCCAAGATTCGTGAGGAAGCCCTCAAACTCTTTCAGGAGACTGCCACCACTCAGAGGCCCAGAGTCAGAGAAGCAGATATCGAAGTTGGAAGGGCAGTCATGAAAGATTCCATGCTTGTGCAACAGGTAGTAGAACAACAGAAAGCTATAATGACGGAGTTGGAGCAACTTAGGGGAGAAGTAGCCAGACTGAAAGGAGGAAAGCCTCAGAGAAAGAGGACTGATGGACGATGCTTCAGCTGTGGTCATAAGGGACATCTACGACGTGACTGCCCCAACATACCTAACGGTTCCCCTGCACATGATTATAATTACTCTGCTGGCAACTGGCATCAGGAGAATCAAAGCTTCCCCACTTGGAGCACGGAATCAGGTACCATGCAGAATCATGACAGTTTCAATAGGCCAACAGTCTACCAGTCCTCATCACAAGGAGCTGCCAGTATTCCTCACCAACATATCGCATCCCAGCAGGAAAACTAG